A genomic segment from Limosilactobacillus sp. encodes:
- a CDS encoding O-acetyl-ADP-ribose deacetylase: MKQVQVIQGDITTLAVDAIVNAANTTLMGGGGVDGAIHRAAGPALYAACRKFNGCPTGEARITSGFNLPARYIIHTPGPIWHGGTGDEAQLLANSYRNSLLLAEEHNCRTVAFPSISTGVYAFPLDQAAPIALETIRDFLAQSTSVEQVTMVCFDPATLAAYRAVL; encoded by the coding sequence ATGAAACAAGTTCAAGTTATTCAAGGCGACATCACAACGCTGGCGGTCGATGCAATTGTCAACGCGGCCAACACCACGCTGATGGGCGGGGGTGGCGTTGACGGCGCCATCCACCGGGCTGCCGGTCCGGCCCTGTATGCGGCCTGCCGCAAGTTCAACGGTTGCCCCACCGGAGAGGCCCGGATCACCAGCGGCTTTAATTTGCCGGCCCGCTACATCATTCATACCCCGGGACCGATCTGGCATGGTGGCACCGGGGATGAGGCCCAACTGCTGGCCAATTCGTACCGCAACAGCCTGCTCCTAGCGGAAGAACACAATTGTCGAACGGTGGCCTTTCCATCGATCAGCACTGGGGTCTATGCCTTTCCGCTTGACCAGGCGGCGCCAATCGCCCTGGAGACCATCCGGGACTTTCTGGCACAATCTACCAGTGTCGAGCAGGTGACGATGGTCTGCTTTGATCCCGCAACCCTCGCTGCTTATCGGGCGGTATTATGA
- a CDS encoding vWA domain-containing protein, with product MSFLDRLFHHQKRQDTTAADQATRAVVQLLQSHRFLGEVLLQLPRSYDPDQAATAELAWQGDQLILRINPDQFLQLRTDDQQTLLAHEALHVLWQHPLRYAQHPHPDMVKVATDVAVNQYLAAAPTSTATLAQLRRLLRKRVPARLDSQEYLILLENTTVEEQERLKKGGLRLSGQGHGQQSALGTDGHQGWRTSVGQASQGSQQIRLANLRRVLRHAWQQTPKRDRGLLPGEVVQQLTGPRQSAAFDWQSVLRHQVGKITRGKEKSRARFNRRQPLRMDLPGQVSHQTADLRIFVDNSGSMTDAEIRRALAEIRNLVARERPMVTVYSFDAKVYGPGQRLRSGHQIEWQRQGGGGTSFQAIFDYLRDHHVSRTGAVIVIITDGWGEEKLRMHRYRNVDWLLTTTSGQLSVKQPRGHVFQLKEGIRDDKHFESTGDAAGPDPQR from the coding sequence ATGAGCTTTTTAGACCGCTTATTTCACCATCAGAAACGGCAAGACACAACTGCTGCGGATCAAGCAACCCGGGCGGTGGTTCAGCTGCTCCAGAGTCACCGGTTCCTGGGCGAAGTTTTGCTCCAGCTGCCCCGTTCCTACGATCCCGATCAAGCCGCCACCGCGGAACTTGCCTGGCAAGGGGATCAGCTAATTTTGAGGATCAATCCGGACCAGTTTTTGCAACTACGCACCGATGATCAGCAGACGCTGCTGGCCCACGAAGCGTTGCACGTGCTTTGGCAACATCCGCTGCGTTATGCTCAGCACCCGCATCCCGACATGGTCAAGGTGGCAACCGACGTGGCGGTTAATCAGTACCTAGCGGCAGCGCCCACCAGCACGGCCACGTTGGCGCAGTTAAGACGCCTGCTGCGGAAGCGGGTTCCCGCCCGCCTGGATTCGCAGGAATATCTCATCCTGCTGGAAAACACCACGGTTGAGGAGCAGGAACGCTTAAAGAAGGGTGGCCTGCGCTTAAGCGGTCAGGGTCATGGGCAACAATCGGCGCTGGGGACGGACGGCCACCAGGGCTGGCGCACGTCCGTCGGCCAGGCCAGCCAGGGGAGTCAACAGATTCGCCTGGCTAATCTGCGACGAGTCCTGCGCCACGCCTGGCAGCAGACCCCCAAGCGCGATCGGGGTTTGTTGCCGGGTGAGGTAGTACAGCAGCTGACCGGTCCCCGCCAGTCGGCTGCTTTCGACTGGCAGTCGGTTCTTCGTCACCAGGTCGGCAAGATCACCCGGGGCAAGGAGAAGTCGCGGGCACGTTTCAATCGGCGTCAACCGTTGCGTATGGATCTGCCCGGTCAGGTCAGCCACCAGACTGCCGACTTGCGAATCTTCGTTGATAATTCTGGTTCGATGACCGATGCTGAGATCCGCCGGGCGCTGGCTGAAATTCGGAACCTGGTTGCTCGCGAACGCCCGATGGTAACCGTCTATTCTTTTGATGCGAAGGTGTATGGCCCGGGACAACGGCTGCGCAGTGGTCATCAGATTGAATGGCAGCGTCAAGGCGGTGGCGGCACCAGCTTCCAGGCGATTTTTGACTACCTGCGTGATCACCACGTCTCCCGCACCGGGGCGGTGATCGTGATTATTACTGACGGTTGGGGCGAAGAAAAGCTTCGCATGCACCGCTACCGGAATGTTGACTGGCTCCTGACGACCACGTCTGGTCAATTGTCGGTCAAGCAGCCGCGCGGGCACGTATTTCAACTGAAAGAGGGAATCAGGGATGACAAGCATTTTGAATCCACAGGCGATGCAGCGGGTCCTGACCCACAGCGATGA
- a CDS encoding DNA-3-methyladenine glycosylase — translation MLTKYQQFFTGRPTVEIAKNLLGKRVCYTGPDGKTSGYIVEAEAYLGENDSASHAFNGRRTNYTASLYGMPGDIYLYQIRGRYCFDIVVQDKEEPQGILLRGIEPCEGIDLMRKHRQMTGINLTNGPAKLVQALGISSRRLDGQPMEDSPLYVDLENFKIPREIITTARIGVNLAGKDGAKPRRFFVAGNPYVSGMRKREMDLEKHGWKD, via the coding sequence ATGCTGACGAAATATCAACAATTTTTCACCGGCCGGCCAACTGTAGAAATTGCCAAGAACCTGCTGGGCAAGCGGGTGTGTTACACGGGTCCGGACGGTAAGACCAGCGGCTACATTGTCGAAGCCGAGGCCTATCTAGGTGAAAACGATTCGGCCTCCCACGCCTTTAATGGCCGCCGTACCAACTATACCGCTTCCCTTTACGGCATGCCGGGCGACATCTACCTCTACCAGATTCGTGGCCGTTACTGCTTCGACATCGTTGTTCAAGACAAAGAAGAGCCGCAGGGGATTTTGTTGCGGGGGATCGAGCCCTGTGAGGGCATTGATTTAATGAGAAAGCATCGCCAAATGACCGGGATCAACCTTACCAATGGCCCTGCCAAACTGGTTCAGGCGCTGGGAATCAGTTCGCGCCGGCTAGATGGGCAGCCGATGGAGGACAGCCCCCTCTACGTGGACTTGGAAAATTTTAAAATTCCCCGGGAAATAATCACGACGGCCCGAATCGGGGTTAACCTGGCAGGCAAGGATGGTGCCAAGCCGCGCCGCTTCTTCGTTGCCGGCAACCCCTACGTTTCGGGGATGCGTAAGCGGGAGATGGACTTAGAAAAACACGGCTGGAAGGACTGA
- a CDS encoding NAD(P)H-hydrate epimerase, with amino-acid sequence MNKTPITAEQMRHYDSYTINTIGIPSLVLMERAALAVRDEILHAFPLYLDRVVVVAGSGNNGGDGLDVARLLHIAGVHVTILNVGNPDHASDEHQVQDKICQYYQIPETTDLTVLKRATLVVDAMFGIGIDRPVTGAYADAIKAINASDALVVAVDMPSGINTDTGEVMGVAVKADATVTFAFNKVGLTKNDGAKYAGRIIIADDMGTYAVDD; translated from the coding sequence ATGAATAAAACACCGATTACCGCCGAACAAATGCGGCACTACGATTCCTACACAATCAACACAATTGGCATCCCGTCACTGGTGCTGATGGAGCGGGCCGCCCTGGCCGTCCGCGATGAGATTCTACATGCCTTCCCGCTTTACCTCGACCGAGTCGTTGTCGTCGCCGGCAGCGGCAACAACGGTGGAGACGGGCTCGACGTCGCCCGGCTTCTGCACATTGCCGGGGTCCACGTAACGATTCTCAACGTCGGCAACCCGGACCACGCCTCGGATGAGCATCAGGTTCAGGATAAGATCTGCCAATACTACCAGATCCCCGAAACAACCGACCTGACCGTCCTCAAGCGGGCAACCCTGGTCGTCGACGCCATGTTCGGAATCGGCATTGACCGGCCCGTCACCGGTGCCTACGCCGACGCGATCAAGGCCATCAACGCCAGTGACGCCCTGGTCGTTGCCGTGGACATGCCATCCGGCATCAACACCGACACCGGCGAGGTTATGGGCGTTGCCGTCAAGGCGGATGCCACCGTCACCTTTGCCTTCAACAAGGTCGGGCTGACCAAGAATGACGGTGCCAAGTACGCCGGCCGGATCATCATCGCCGACGACATGGGCACCTACGCCGTGGATGATTAA
- a CDS encoding ATP-binding protein, translated as MALTYQQLLIAVPLVLRAGNVPNIVGDAGIGKSALVEEVAAKMGAQLYTTVVSLSEKGDLAIPVPPLTSDSFVETRHYGRLANVQYGYSETLVSIIKFAEAHPDKPIVWFLDEFNRGSQAVQSELMNLVLQRRINALRLPETVRIVIAENPDATMAGFTESEYDVAIADAAIKDRTVRLVMTTSTAEWLSWARSVGLNSMVVDYLTTYPERLSIINRDEQDLHPTPRAWERVAKNLDQLAQLPAEIQKSLAADLFSGDLGTEVGASFAQFVLAHGRGLTVEELQTKESSRDEFRSVDDATKLALLRDWIRDDSGQPLSSEAGAQHFGALLAMVSPDGQYALAQSIGERLDNILQPMYERAKEEPAGAVAQLYQQLAVIATRGDNR; from the coding sequence ATGGCCTTAACATATCAACAACTATTAATCGCCGTTCCACTGGTGCTCCGTGCGGGCAACGTTCCCAACATTGTCGGTGACGCGGGGATCGGGAAATCCGCCCTGGTGGAGGAAGTGGCTGCTAAGATGGGAGCCCAGCTATACACGACCGTGGTGAGCCTGAGCGAGAAGGGTGACCTGGCAATCCCGGTGCCACCGTTGACCAGTGACTCCTTTGTCGAGACTCGGCACTATGGCCGGCTGGCAAACGTCCAGTACGGTTATTCGGAAACCCTGGTCAGCATCATCAAGTTCGCCGAGGCCCATCCGGATAAACCAATCGTTTGGTTCTTAGACGAGTTCAACCGGGGCAGTCAGGCCGTCCAGAGCGAATTGATGAACCTGGTCTTGCAGCGGCGGATCAACGCCCTGCGTCTGCCGGAGACTGTTCGGATCGTGATTGCCGAAAATCCCGACGCGACCATGGCTGGCTTCACCGAGAGTGAGTATGACGTGGCGATCGCAGACGCGGCGATCAAGGATCGGACCGTTCGACTGGTGATGACCACTTCGACCGCCGAATGGCTCTCCTGGGCCCGATCGGTTGGCCTCAATTCGATGGTTGTCGATTACCTGACCACCTATCCGGAGCGACTGTCAATTATTAATCGGGATGAGCAGGACCTTCACCCGACACCCCGGGCCTGGGAACGGGTTGCCAAGAACCTGGACCAGCTGGCTCAGTTACCGGCCGAGATTCAAAAATCTTTGGCCGCCGACCTCTTCAGCGGTGATCTGGGGACCGAAGTGGGGGCCTCCTTTGCTCAGTTTGTCCTGGCACACGGCCGCGGTTTGACCGTCGAAGAGCTGCAGACTAAGGAAAGCAGTCGGGACGAATTTCGGTCCGTTGACGATGCAACCAAGCTGGCCCTCCTGCGAGATTGGATCAGGGATGACTCAGGCCAGCCGTTGAGTTCGGAGGCCGGCGCCCAGCATTTTGGGGCCTTGCTGGCGATGGTGAGCCCGGACGGTCAGTATGCCCTTGCTCAATCAATAGGGGAGCGGCTGGACAACATTCTTCAGCCAATGTATGAACGGGCTAAGGAGGAACCCGCTGGTGCAGTGGCCCAGCTTTACCAGCAACTGGCCGTGATTGCAACGCGGGGAGACAATCGCTGA
- a CDS encoding LacI family DNA-binding transcriptional regulator, whose amino-acid sequence MAQKPVKLDDVAREAGVSKTTVSRVLNQRGYLSDATIAKVHRAMEKLNYRPNAIARQLYKQETKIVGLIFPTTDDPFFGQLEAALESELYHRGYKVLMGNSQNDPDKERSFLRQLLNRQVDGLIVGAHNEDIDEYQRTTLPIVSIEQIVSRNVPVVSSDNYNGGRLATQRLLDDGCRHIIHTNYPENIPTPNHERRLAYEELLRLHGRTPITYHISFDDPVEKKRQVIRQIFEEHPEVDGIFADNDTNAGLIMNVAREYKRLIPEDLRVVGYDGANSTRILLPQLTTVQQPIDRMAKTAVKLLQARLDGESVESVMLPVKLIDGGTA is encoded by the coding sequence ATGGCACAAAAGCCAGTCAAATTAGACGATGTTGCGCGTGAGGCCGGGGTGTCCAAGACGACCGTTTCCCGCGTCTTGAACCAGCGTGGCTACCTTAGTGACGCAACCATTGCCAAGGTCCACCGCGCGATGGAGAAACTAAATTACCGGCCCAATGCGATTGCTCGCCAGCTTTATAAGCAGGAAACAAAGATTGTCGGCCTGATCTTTCCAACCACCGATGATCCCTTCTTCGGCCAATTGGAAGCAGCTCTGGAAAGTGAGCTTTATCACCGCGGCTATAAGGTCCTGATGGGAAATAGTCAGAACGATCCAGACAAGGAACGCAGCTTTTTGCGGCAGCTCCTGAACCGGCAGGTCGACGGCCTAATCGTCGGGGCTCACAATGAGGACATCGATGAATACCAGCGCACGACCCTGCCGATCGTTTCGATTGAACAGATTGTCAGCAGAAACGTTCCGGTGGTGTCGTCCGACAACTACAACGGGGGACGGCTCGCCACACAGCGGCTACTTGATGATGGCTGCCGGCACATTATCCACACCAACTATCCGGAAAACATTCCGACGCCGAACCACGAACGGCGTTTAGCCTATGAAGAATTGCTGCGGCTGCACGGGCGGACGCCGATCACCTACCACATCAGCTTTGATGATCCGGTTGAAAAGAAGCGCCAGGTGATTCGGCAGATTTTTGAAGAACATCCGGAGGTTGATGGGATCTTTGCCGATAACGATACCAACGCCGGTCTGATCATGAACGTGGCGCGGGAGTATAAACGCTTGATTCCAGAGGACCTGCGGGTGGTTGGCTATGACGGTGCCAATTCCACCCGGATTCTGTTGCCACAATTGACCACTGTTCAGCAGCCGATTGATCGGATGGCAAAGACCGCTGTGAAGCTGCTCCAGGCCCGTTTAGACGGGGAGTCAGTGGAGTCGGTGATGCTGCCGGTCAAGCTAATCGATGGGGGAACGGCCTAG
- a CDS encoding DUF7671 family protein, with the protein MSKKGKYKVLKFTCIPVEMDANGKYQLKLDPAGNAKLHVWRIGKHTKGKYTGPGQLLMTENNLTAVILAAEPLAFKDRHSETPMQRFLTTSVDGDVLQAGLQLLN; encoded by the coding sequence ATGAGCAAAAAGGGAAAGTACAAGGTGCTGAAGTTTACCTGTATCCCGGTCGAAATGGACGCTAATGGCAAGTACCAGTTAAAGCTGGACCCTGCCGGCAACGCCAAGCTCCACGTCTGGCGCATTGGCAAGCACACCAAGGGCAAGTACACGGGCCCCGGCCAGCTGTTAATGACCGAAAACAACCTGACGGCGGTGATCCTGGCCGCCGAGCCGCTGGCCTTTAAGGACCGGCACAGCGAGACGCCGATGCAGCGATTCCTGACGACCAGTGTGGACGGTGATGTCTTACAGGCGGGATTGCAGCTATTGAATTGA
- a CDS encoding DUF488 domain-containing protein produces MELKIERIYTKPADLNGYRILVDRLWPRGIFKDNAHLDSWLKEVGPSTELRKWFGHDPAKYAGFKERYLQELAANPAYDQLKDLVSQQLPKQNVILLYGAKDEQHNQAVILRHQLVADLKLEQ; encoded by the coding sequence ATGGAACTCAAAATTGAACGAATTTATACCAAGCCCGCCGACCTAAATGGCTACCGCATCCTCGTCGACCGGCTCTGGCCGCGCGGCATTTTCAAGGATAACGCCCACCTCGACAGCTGGCTCAAGGAGGTCGGCCCCAGCACCGAATTGCGGAAATGGTTCGGCCACGATCCCGCCAAGTATGCGGGATTCAAGGAACGCTACCTGCAAGAGCTGGCGGCTAATCCGGCTTATGACCAGCTCAAGGATTTGGTGAGCCAGCAATTGCCAAAGCAAAACGTGATCCTTTTGTACGGGGCCAAGGACGAGCAGCATAATCAGGCGGTTATTCTTCGCCACCAATTAGTTGCTGATCTCAAATTAGAACAATAA
- the scrK gene encoding fructokinase ScrK has product MLLGSIEAGGTKFVCAVGDTNYQVKDSIHIPTTTPEETLQKCIDWFDQYKADLSAIGIASFGPIEIRKSSPKYGYITSTPKPGWADTNFVGPFKEHFNIPIYWTTDVNGSAYGEYVLSTLFNKRVNSLVYYTIGTGVGAGAVIDGKFVGETGHPEMGHIRLKRHPDDLDFKGICPFHGDCLEGLVSGPTFEARTGKKGKDVPLTDHVWDIMAYYVAQAALDATLMFRPGQLIFGGGVVSEEFLKKVRPKFMELLNNYIPIDNVDEYITMPLAQNNGSATIGDFALALKAATE; this is encoded by the coding sequence ATGTTATTAGGAAGTATTGAAGCCGGCGGGACCAAGTTCGTCTGCGCAGTCGGTGACACCAACTACCAAGTCAAAGATTCAATTCACATTCCAACGACCACGCCGGAAGAAACGCTGCAAAAGTGCATCGACTGGTTCGACCAGTACAAGGCCGACCTGTCAGCCATCGGGATTGCCTCATTTGGGCCAATCGAAATCCGCAAGAGCTCCCCAAAGTACGGTTACATCACCAGTACGCCAAAGCCAGGCTGGGCGGATACGAACTTTGTCGGCCCGTTCAAGGAGCACTTCAACATTCCGATCTACTGGACGACCGACGTCAACGGCTCCGCTTACGGTGAATATGTTCTCTCCACGCTGTTCAACAAGCGGGTCAACTCCCTGGTTTACTACACGATTGGGACCGGGGTTGGTGCCGGTGCCGTGATCGACGGCAAGTTCGTCGGTGAAACGGGGCACCCTGAGATGGGTCACATTCGCCTGAAGCGCCACCCAGACGACTTGGACTTCAAGGGCATCTGCCCATTCCACGGTGACTGCCTGGAGGGCTTGGTCAGCGGCCCAACCTTTGAGGCTCGGACCGGGAAGAAGGGGAAGGATGTTCCACTGACTGATCATGTCTGGGACATCATGGCCTACTATGTTGCTCAGGCCGCCCTGGACGCAACCCTGATGTTCCGGCCTGGCCAACTGATCTTCGGTGGCGGGGTCGTCAGCGAAGAGTTCCTGAAGAAGGTTCGGCCGAAGTTCATGGAGCTTCTGAACAACTATATCCCGATCGACAACGTGGATGAATACATCACGATGCCACTGGCCCAGAATAATGGTTCCGCCACGATCGGCGACTTTGCTCTGGCGCTGAAAGCCGCAACTGAATAA
- a CDS encoding M13 family metallopeptidase produces the protein MIKDDLYEAVNGEWIKQAKIPDDKPATGGFNDLVDAIDKQMMDDFDAYADGKEKSDDARFNEMIKLYRVAKKFELRKKIGPKALQRVLSSVTDLQSYDDYQNQWRNWIMAGLPSPVSFDIDADMKNATVYALFASSPALILPDKSYYAPDKKQEHDQLLKLWTDMMTTLMDKLKYDKDEAAAIIEHAKQFDALLAPHVKSAEEAADYSKMYNPQTVAELAASTDQLDLAAVIKRLVGTEPEKVIVTEPDYFKALDEILKDHFDLFKDWAIVNVIRDYASYLDDEMREINGRFGRALSGSKKPISQRKFAYYLARDVFSQVAGDYYGKKYFGPKAKADVHHMVEQMVKVYKGRLAKNDWLSKATREKAILKLDKLGIQVGYPDKIPALYDQLKVDDGESLIANLNQLTITRNREMFKRWNKPVDRMRWEMSAATVNAYYHPFKNIIVFPAAILQAPFYSLKQSSSQNYGGIGAVIAHEISHAFDNNGALFDEYGNLNNWWTAEDSAHFKQLAQKMIDEFDGLPFAGQKVNGKLTVSENIADGGGLSCALEAAKGEADFNAKEFFINWATIWRMKATKQYDQLLLSIDVHAPQKLRANVQAQNQADFYTAFDIQPGDKMYRAPADRVNIW, from the coding sequence ATGATCAAGGATGACCTGTACGAAGCCGTTAACGGCGAATGGATCAAGCAGGCAAAGATTCCTGACGACAAGCCGGCAACCGGGGGATTCAACGACCTGGTGGACGCAATCGACAAGCAGATGATGGATGACTTTGACGCCTACGCGGATGGGAAGGAAAAGTCCGACGACGCGCGCTTCAATGAAATGATCAAGCTTTATCGGGTTGCCAAGAAATTCGAACTGCGGAAAAAGATCGGCCCCAAGGCACTGCAGCGGGTCCTGTCCAGTGTGACCGACTTACAGTCCTATGATGATTACCAGAACCAGTGGCGCAACTGGATCATGGCCGGGTTGCCTTCACCGGTCAGCTTTGACATCGATGCCGACATGAAGAACGCCACGGTATATGCGCTCTTTGCTTCTTCACCAGCGCTGATCCTGCCGGACAAGAGCTACTATGCTCCAGATAAGAAGCAGGAGCACGACCAACTGCTGAAGCTTTGGACGGACATGATGACCACGCTGATGGACAAACTCAAGTACGACAAGGACGAGGCCGCAGCGATCATTGAGCACGCCAAGCAGTTCGATGCGCTGCTGGCCCCGCACGTCAAGAGTGCCGAAGAAGCGGCTGACTACAGCAAGATGTACAACCCGCAGACGGTGGCCGAGCTGGCGGCTTCCACGGACCAGCTGGACCTGGCCGCTGTGATTAAGCGGCTGGTGGGCACGGAGCCGGAAAAGGTAATCGTGACCGAGCCGGACTACTTCAAGGCCTTAGACGAAATCCTGAAGGACCACTTCGATCTCTTCAAGGATTGGGCGATTGTCAACGTCATTCGTGACTACGCCAGCTACCTGGATGACGAAATGCGGGAGATTAACGGCCGCTTCGGTCGAGCCCTTTCCGGCAGCAAGAAGCCGATCAGCCAGCGGAAGTTTGCCTACTACCTGGCCCGTGACGTCTTCAGCCAGGTGGCCGGGGACTACTACGGTAAGAAGTACTTCGGGCCTAAGGCAAAGGCCGACGTTCACCACATGGTTGAGCAGATGGTCAAGGTCTACAAGGGCCGGCTGGCGAAGAATGATTGGCTAAGCAAGGCCACCCGTGAAAAGGCCATTCTGAAACTTGATAAGTTGGGCATTCAGGTTGGCTACCCGGACAAAATCCCGGCACTCTACGACCAGCTGAAGGTCGACGATGGCGAGTCCCTAATCGCCAACCTGAACCAACTGACGATCACTCGCAACCGAGAAATGTTCAAGCGCTGGAATAAGCCGGTGGACCGGATGCGCTGGGAGATGAGTGCGGCCACGGTTAACGCTTACTACCACCCGTTCAAGAACATCATCGTCTTCCCGGCGGCCATCCTGCAGGCGCCGTTCTACTCCCTAAAGCAATCCAGCAGCCAGAACTACGGTGGGATTGGGGCCGTAATCGCCCACGAAATTTCCCACGCCTTCGACAACAACGGGGCGCTGTTCGATGAGTACGGGAACCTGAACAACTGGTGGACCGCGGAAGATTCTGCCCACTTCAAGCAATTAGCCCAGAAGATGATCGATGAGTTCGACGGCCTGCCGTTTGCCGGACAAAAGGTCAACGGTAAGCTGACCGTTTCCGAAAACATTGCCGACGGGGGTGGACTTAGCTGTGCCCTCGAGGCCGCCAAGGGTGAGGCCGATTTCAATGCCAAAGAATTTTTCATTAACTGGGCAACGATCTGGCGGATGAAGGCCACCAAGCAGTATGATCAATTATTGCTGTCAATCGACGTTCACGCCCCGCAAAAGCTGCGGGCCAACGTCCAGGCCCAGAACCAGGCCGACTTCTACACCGCCTTCGATATCCAACCGGGCGATAAGATGTACAGGGCCCCCGCGGATCGGGTTAACATTTGGTAA
- a CDS encoding glucose-6-phosphate isomerase yields MAHVSLDKQGLKQFVHANELGEMQAMVNAADEELRKGTGAGADFRDWLHLPTEYDKEEFARIKQAAKKIQSDSDILVVIGIGGSYLGAQMAIDFLHNTFYQAQSAEDRKYPLVIFAGNSLSSTYVHDLLQLIGDKDFSVNIVSKSGTTTEPSIAFRIFKDKLIAKYGEKEANKRIYATTDKAKGALKTEADAHGYESFVIPDGVGGRYSVLSAVGLLPIAASGADIDQLMAGAAQTEKDFVDPDLTKNEAYQYAAYRNILYRKGYETELLENYEPNMRMFAEWWKQLAGESEGKDQKGIYPSSANFTTDLHSLGQYIQEGRRFLMETVVKLDRPNYDVDIPSEEDNLDGLKYLEGKTMDFANTKAYEAVVAAHTAGGVPVMTVHIPEENEYTLGYLIYFFEVAMGISGYLNGINPFNQPGVEAYKVNMFGLLGKPGYEEVGDKLRAEMEKNN; encoded by the coding sequence ATGGCTCATGTTTCATTAGACAAGCAAGGCTTAAAGCAATTTGTACACGCAAACGAACTCGGTGAGATGCAGGCAATGGTCAACGCCGCCGACGAAGAACTTCGCAAGGGCACCGGTGCTGGCGCGGACTTCCGTGACTGGCTCCATTTGCCGACCGAATACGACAAGGAAGAATTCGCCCGCATCAAGCAGGCCGCCAAGAAGATCCAATCTGACTCCGACATCCTGGTCGTGATCGGGATCGGGGGCTCCTACCTGGGTGCCCAGATGGCCATCGACTTCCTGCACAACACCTTCTACCAAGCCCAGAGTGCTGAGGATCGCAAGTACCCACTGGTCATCTTTGCCGGGAACTCCCTGAGTTCAACCTACGTTCACGACCTGCTTCAGCTGATCGGCGACAAGGACTTCTCCGTCAACATCGTCTCCAAGTCCGGGACGACCACGGAACCATCCATTGCCTTCCGGATCTTCAAGGACAAGCTGATCGCCAAGTACGGTGAGAAAGAGGCCAACAAGCGGATCTACGCCACGACCGACAAGGCCAAGGGGGCCCTGAAGACCGAGGCCGACGCTCACGGTTACGAAAGCTTCGTCATTCCGGATGGGGTCGGCGGTCGTTACTCCGTTCTCTCCGCCGTTGGTCTCCTGCCAATCGCCGCTTCTGGTGCCGACATCGACCAGCTGATGGCCGGTGCCGCCCAGACCGAAAAGGACTTCGTTGACCCTGACCTGACCAAGAACGAAGCCTACCAGTACGCTGCCTACCGGAACATCCTGTACCGGAAGGGTTACGAAACTGAGCTGCTGGAAAACTACGAGCCAAACATGCGGATGTTCGCCGAATGGTGGAAGCAACTTGCCGGCGAATCCGAAGGGAAGGATCAAAAGGGCATCTACCCATCCAGTGCCAACTTCACGACCGACCTGCACTCCCTGGGTCAGTACATCCAGGAGGGCCGGCGCTTCCTGATGGAGACCGTGGTCAAGCTCGACCGTCCAAACTACGACGTTGACATCCCGAGCGAAGAGGACAACCTCGACGGTCTCAAGTACCTGGAAGGCAAGACGATGGACTTCGCCAACACCAAGGCCTACGAAGCTGTCGTTGCCGCCCACACGGCCGGTGGCGTTCCGGTCATGACCGTTCACATTCCAGAAGAGAACGAGTACACCCTGGGCTATTTGATCTACTTCTTTGAAGTGGCCATGGGCATCTCCGGCTACCTGAACGGGATCAACCCATTCAACCAGCCGGGCGTCGAAGCCTACAAGGTCAACATGTTTGGCCTGCTGGGCAAGCCGGGCTACGAAGAGGTCGGCGACAAGCTGCGGGCAGAGATGGAAAAGAACAACTAA